Part of the Dehalococcoidia bacterium genome is shown below.
TGCCCTATTATTCGCTCCTCTTACGATTTGGCGGCTTCCGATACCTGCCCCTTTTTTCATGCATCTGATCTGGTCGTCGCCGAGACCACTTGCGACGGCAAGAAAAAGATGTACGAAATCTTGCAGCGCTTCAAGCCGATCCACGTGATGAACCTTCCCCAGATAGCAGACCTGTCGGCATCGCTTGATTTGTGGGAAAGCGAGATGAGGCGGCTCAAGGAAAGGATCGAAATGGAGATGGGGGTGCAGATCACCGATGAGGCGTTGCGACAAGCGATCAGCATCACCAACCGGGAAAACCGCTCGCGCCGGGATTTCTTCGATCTCAATAAGGCCAAGCCTGCGTTGATCTCGGGACATGACCTCTTGATGATCTCATCCCAGTTTGGCACCGGCACTGACCGACGGCTCAGCGCTCAAATGGTGGAGCAGTTGACGGCGGAGATCAAAGTGATGGCTCTGAAGGGATATCACGTGGGGAATAAAACCACGCCGCGCATCCTTGTGACCGGCACTCCGATGGGGCAGGAAGACAGCAAGGTGATCACCCTGGTAGAGGAATGCGGCGGGCTGGTGGTGGCCATGGAAACCTGTGGGGGGTATCGAACGGTTGACCTCTACATCGATGAAACGGACCGTCGCGACCCCATGCGCCTGCTGGCAGAGAAATACCTCAGCATTCCGTGCTCGGTAATGTCTCCCAATAAGGGACGTATTGACCTGCTGGAACGAATGATCCGGGAGTTCAAAGTCAGCGGCGTGATCGATCTGACGTGGCAGGCCTGCCACATCTACAATATAGAATCGTTCTGGGTGGCTGACCTGGTGAACAACAGGCTGGGTCTTCCGTTCCTGCATCTGGAAACCAATTTTTCCGATGCCGACCGGGGGAATCTGAGAGTGAGAATCGAGGCTTTTCTGGAAATGATGCAATGACTCAAGGGGAATTTGTCTTTGCCGGTGGCGTACAGCCTATAATCCGTGTATGCAGCGGCTTCTGGCTCAGGAATTGGGAGTGCCCTTGACGATTCCGAAGATCCCGCAGGCCGTCGGGGCACTGGGCGCTGCCATTCATGCAGCACGGAGACTTGTATGATCTATCTGAATGGTTTGCTGAAAAGCTATGACGTTCCTCATGTTAAATATCTAGGCCTTCTCATACAGTGTAGATTCTCAAGCTAAATTACCACTCAATTCTCAGGATCATTGACCCCACCCCCTGCATGCCACAATCCCGAGCTTTGTTTTATCAGCCTCACCATCGACTTGGGCCACTGCCCCAAAGAGGGGGCCTCTTGCACACCAAGCTAGGAAAGTCGTAGAATTGGCCTAACCAGAAAGGCTTCTTTTTAGTGTTTTCATGAACACACCCAGAGGTACATTAGCCAGGACCTAGATAGGGAGGCAACCATGATTGAGATCCAACCTCAACTCTTACCCCTAAGCGGGTTGCTCAGCAAGCGCCTTTTCCGCATTCCCCAATATCAGCGCGCTTACAGTTGGCATTCCAAGCATCGAGAGGATCTGTTCGGGGACATCCTAAATACATGGCGTGCTGGGGGTGACCGTCAGCACTTCATGGCCACTGTGGTGGGACTCCGCCGCGAGAAACGGATGATTGGAACCGACGAACACCAAGTGGTTGAGATTGTCGACGGGCAACAACGCGTAACGACCCTCATTCTACTCCTGAAGGCAATCGCCAAAACGGTCGACCGTACCGATCTAGAGGGAAGCAGAGTTGGCCGCGAGCTCGATGAGACGCTGGTTAAGCCGGATAAAGCCTCGCTGCTTCTCCTTCAGACCAACCACGACCTGAGTAATCATTTTGCCAGCTACCTGCGGACAGGAAGCCATCCGCCATCAGAATCCGCCAACACTCAGGCCGACCGTGAGCTTCTGCTAGCCATGGAAGAATGCGAACAATTCCTGCTGCGCTGCAAGGGGAATGGCCTCCCTGTTGTCGACTTGCTGAGTCTTCTGAAGAACCGGCTGACATTCGTGTTCCACGAAATCGGCGACGAGGCGTTAGTCTATACTGTGTTCGAAGTGTTGAACAGTCGTGGCCTCGAAGTCTCATGGTTTGACCGTCTGAAGAGCATGCTAATGGCCATTGTATTTGAGGCCGAGGAGAATAGTCCTGAGATTATCAACGAAGTCCATACTCTTTGGAGCGACATCTACAGATGTGTCGGATTGCGAATAGGGATGAGTACGGAATCGCTTCGTTTCGCGGCGTGCCTGCGCCAAGAATCTGCTCCGAGCCGACTCCCCAGTGAGGAAGATGCAGCGGACATATTGCGGGAGCAGGCCAAGATCAGCACAGCAAACGTAATCGAGGTCACCAACTGGCTGAAAGCTGTCACAGAAGCTATGGACAAAGTGCTTGGGGACCGCCGGACTAGAGGCGTTACCAGGATTGTACAGGCACGGTTGGTCGCTGCTGCGATACATCTTCGTAGCGACTTGACTGATGGGGATAAGACAAAAGTGCTTCGACTGTGGGAAAACATCGCGTTCCGCATGTACGGTATATCCGGATTAGACGCACGCTACGCCGTTGGAGAGTATTTACGGCTTGCCTGGAGTATTGTCAACGAAAACCTGGACCGGGACGCAATCCTAGCAGAGCTGTCGCGTATTGGAGCACAGTATCCGATTACTAAAGCTGTCGATCACCTACGAAACACCGACTGCTACAACGGTTGGCAGGAAGAACTCCGATATTTTCTTTTCAGATACGAAGAGCATCTTGCGAAGAAGGCAGGACAGAATTTCAACAACGAACAATGGAATCGCATCTGGATGGCTAATGCCTCTGATTCGATTGAGCATATCCTTCCCCAGAGTTCCGAAAGTGACAAGGTGGATCGCCTGGGAAATTTAATATTGCTTCCACCTAAGCTGAACTCAAAGCTCCGTGCCCTCGCCCCTTTGAAGAAG
Proteins encoded:
- a CDS encoding DUF262 domain-containing HNH endonuclease family protein translates to MIEIQPQLLPLSGLLSKRLFRIPQYQRAYSWHSKHREDLFGDILNTWRAGGDRQHFMATVVGLRREKRMIGTDEHQVVEIVDGQQRVTTLILLLKAIAKTVDRTDLEGSRVGRELDETLVKPDKASLLLLQTNHDLSNHFASYLRTGSHPPSESANTQADRELLLAMEECEQFLLRCKGNGLPVVDLLSLLKNRLTFVFHEIGDEALVYTVFEVLNSRGLEVSWFDRLKSMLMAIVFEAEENSPEIINEVHTLWSDIYRCVGLRIGMSTESLRFAACLRQESAPSRLPSEEDAADILREQAKISTANVIEVTNWLKAVTEAMDKVLGDRRTRGVTRIVQARLVAAAIHLRSDLTDGDKTKVLRLWENIAFRMYGISGLDARYAVGEYLRLAWSIVNENLDRDAILAELSRIGAQYPITKAVDHLRNTDCYNGWQEELRYFLFRYEEHLAKKAGQNFNNEQWNRIWMANASDSIEHILPQSSESDKVDRLGNLILLPPKLNSKLRALAPLKKAEEYRKTGLLIARKAADQIEGSRWGPGQIKIREEALLDWAKSEWAD
- a CDS encoding double-cubane-cluster-containing anaerobic reductase — its product is MESETFTTLAEARRESVTEIIEEKKKGRKVIGYYCAYSPVELALAAGAIAVPLCGSKQEPYLAADRDLPSILCPIIRSSYDLAASDTCPFFHASDLVVAETTCDGKKKMYEILQRFKPIHVMNLPQIADLSASLDLWESEMRRLKERIEMEMGVQITDEALRQAISITNRENRSRRDFFDLNKAKPALISGHDLLMISSQFGTGTDRRLSAQMVEQLTAEIKVMALKGYHVGNKTTPRILVTGTPMGQEDSKVITLVEECGGLVVAMETCGGYRTVDLYIDETDRRDPMRLLAEKYLSIPCSVMSPNKGRIDLLERMIREFKVSGVIDLTWQACHIYNIESFWVADLVNNRLGLPFLHLETNFSDADRGNLRVRIEAFLEMMQ